Proteins from a genomic interval of Oncorhynchus keta strain PuntledgeMale-10-30-2019 unplaced genomic scaffold, Oket_V2 Un_contig_753_pilon_pilon, whole genome shotgun sequence:
- the LOC127926402 gene encoding OX-2 membrane glycoprotein-like, which yields MNTYLIILCVLSEAVSANVVARGDTSVDFNADASYTCTHADPTGVLQVTWQRLFKDDSVENLATYSKRFGAQIIDPHRGKVVFTEASLNSTSITVKNVTWSDDACYICSFNVYPSGSISKQICLTVQGLSEVRATMQKVPSTEPKADMEVVVSCSATGKPAPWIQWNVSAAALIKTPNNWTVINKDQTVTANSNITLQLLPGSGGYVDCIINNGMRTQRHERVLLPILPGEREVEEDDKRTSPWAVGIPVFLIISLLVICGSVMLQQRKGYRQAATTADEQDAFGESV from the exons ATGAACACTTACCTAATTATTTTATGCGTGCTGTCTGAAG CCGTCTCTGCCAACGTCGTAGCTAGAGGAGACACCAGTGTTGACTTCAATGCCGACGCATCATATACCTGCACTCATGCGGACCCGACAGGTGTGCTGCAAGTCACCTGGCAGAGGCTGTTCAAAGACGACTCGGTGGAGAATCTGGCCACCTACAGCAAGCGGTTTGGAGCTCAAATCATAGACCCGCACCGAGGCAAGGTGGTTTTCACGGAGGCATCTCTCAACTCAACGTCTATTACCGTGAAGAACGTAACATGGTCGGACGACGCCTGCTATATTTGTTCCTTTAATGTTTACCCGAGTGGTTCAATAAGCAAGCAGATTTGTCTTACCGTTCAAG GTTTATCTGAAGTGAGAGCCACAATGCAAAAAGTCCCCAGCACTGAACCTAAAGCAGACATGGAAGTTGTGGTCAGCTGCTCTGCCACAGGTAAACCAGCACCTTGGATCCAATGGAACGTATCTGCTGCAGCACTCATAAAGACACCTAACAACTGGACTGTCATTAACAAAGACCAAACTGTCACAGCCAATAGCAACATCACCCTCCAACTGTTGCCAGGCTCAGGGGGATACGTGGACTGTATCATAAACAATGGGATGAGGACACAGAGACACGAGCGGGTCCTGCTTCCTATTCtccctggagagagggaggttgaagAGG ATGACAAGAGGACATCCCCGTGGGCGGTTggcattccagtgttcctaatcatctcCCTTTTAGTCATCTGCGGCAGTGTCATGCTTCAACAGAGAAAAG